In Mycobacterium sp. JS623, one genomic interval encodes:
- a CDS encoding cytochrome P450: protein MAAISTKDYLLDQAKRRLKPTPVTIPGMGLAEKRLRRHEWKQFALAEPPAGSGLKPAMGDSGLPIIGHMIEFFRLGPEFAVEVYRKYGPIHYQYSPALASVMALGPDATQAVFSNRNKEFSQRAWDPVIGPFFDRGLMLLDFDEHMFHRRIMQEAFTRSRLAGYVEHIDSVASHVVANDWVANDSRFLFHPAVKELTLDIASVVFMGHEAGTDRDLVTTINHAFTTTTRAGNAIIRKPVKPLTWWRGIQARKTLEDYFSARVAETRGNERTDMLSVLCQAEDEDGQRFTDDDIVAHMIFLMMAAHDTSTSTMTTMAYHLAANPEWQERCRDESARIGDGPLDIEALEKLETYDLVINEALRMVTPLPMNFRRAVRDIDLLGYFIPAGTDVVTWPSLNHRLPELWTNPEKFDPERFAEPRSEHKKHRYAFAPFGGGAHKCIGMVFGQLEIKTVMHRLLRKYRLELPHAGYKPRYDYGGMPVPLDGMPIMLRPLR, encoded by the coding sequence ATGGCAGCCATCAGCACCAAGGATTACCTGCTTGACCAGGCCAAGCGGCGGTTGAAGCCGACGCCCGTCACAATCCCCGGCATGGGCCTGGCCGAAAAGCGGCTGCGCAGGCACGAGTGGAAGCAGTTCGCGCTGGCGGAGCCGCCCGCAGGTAGTGGCCTCAAGCCGGCAATGGGTGACTCGGGCCTGCCGATCATCGGGCACATGATCGAGTTCTTCCGGCTTGGGCCGGAGTTCGCGGTCGAGGTCTACCGCAAGTACGGTCCGATCCACTACCAGTACTCACCAGCACTGGCGTCGGTGATGGCGCTTGGCCCCGATGCCACGCAAGCCGTCTTCTCGAACCGCAACAAGGAGTTCTCTCAGCGCGCCTGGGATCCGGTGATCGGGCCGTTCTTCGACCGTGGCCTGATGCTGCTCGACTTCGACGAACACATGTTCCACCGGCGGATCATGCAGGAGGCGTTCACCCGTTCCCGGTTGGCCGGGTACGTCGAGCACATTGACTCGGTGGCCAGCCACGTGGTGGCCAACGACTGGGTCGCCAATGACTCACGGTTCCTGTTCCATCCGGCCGTCAAGGAGCTCACGCTCGACATCGCGTCGGTGGTGTTCATGGGCCATGAGGCGGGCACTGACCGCGACTTGGTCACCACCATCAACCACGCGTTCACGACCACCACCCGGGCGGGCAACGCGATCATCCGCAAGCCCGTGAAGCCGCTGACGTGGTGGCGCGGCATTCAGGCCCGCAAGACGCTCGAGGATTACTTCTCCGCCAGGGTCGCCGAGACGCGTGGCAACGAGCGCACCGACATGCTCAGCGTGCTGTGCCAAGCCGAGGACGAGGATGGCCAGCGATTCACCGACGACGACATCGTCGCGCACATGATCTTCCTGATGATGGCGGCTCACGACACGTCGACGTCGACCATGACGACGATGGCCTACCACCTCGCGGCCAACCCGGAATGGCAGGAACGCTGCCGCGACGAGTCGGCGCGCATCGGTGACGGTCCGCTCGACATCGAGGCGCTGGAGAAGCTGGAAACCTACGACCTTGTGATCAATGAGGCCCTGCGCATGGTCACGCCGCTGCCGATGAACTTCCGGCGGGCGGTGCGCGACATCGATCTGCTTGGCTACTTCATCCCTGCCGGCACCGATGTGGTGACGTGGCCGTCGCTCAACCATCGCCTGCCTGAGTTGTGGACGAACCCGGAGAAGTTCGATCCTGAGCGCTTCGCCGAGCCGCGGTCGGAGCACAAGAAGCACCGGTATGCGTTCGCGCCGTTCGGCGGCGGCGCGCACAAGTGCATCGGCATGGTTTTCGGGCAGCTGGAGATCAAGACCGTCATGCACCGGCTGCTGCGCAAGTATCGGCTCGAGCTGCCCCACGCCGGATACAAGCCGCGCTACGACTACGGCGGCATGCCGGTACCGCTGGACGGCATGCCAATCATGTTGCGCCCCTTGCGTTGA
- a CDS encoding TetR/AcrR family transcriptional regulator, with protein MTAQPAPQARRSRGDRQREAIVTAVRELLQERSFADLSVSTISERAGVARSGFYFYFDSKYAVLAVILAEAGDLLDELTHHFAPREPGETPEAFAKRMVGSAAAVYANDDPVMSACEVARYTDAQIREMMDDFYDSVIEKLITLLEQDPDAHPISDDVPALVRTMAAVTTMTLTHDSTFVGRGQDPARAIEIVERLWLSAFWGDR; from the coding sequence ATGACCGCCCAACCCGCACCCCAGGCCCGCCGCAGCCGCGGTGACCGGCAGCGCGAGGCGATCGTCACCGCGGTCCGCGAACTGCTGCAGGAGCGATCGTTCGCCGACCTGTCCGTCAGCACCATCAGCGAGCGGGCCGGCGTCGCCCGGTCCGGCTTCTACTTCTATTTCGACTCGAAGTACGCGGTGCTCGCGGTGATCCTCGCCGAGGCAGGTGATCTGCTCGACGAACTGACCCACCACTTCGCGCCGCGTGAGCCCGGCGAGACGCCTGAAGCGTTTGCGAAGCGTATGGTCGGCAGCGCCGCGGCGGTGTACGCCAACGACGACCCGGTGATGTCGGCGTGCGAGGTCGCCCGATACACCGATGCGCAGATCCGCGAGATGATGGATGACTTCTACGACAGCGTGATCGAGAAGCTCATCACGCTGCTGGAGCAAGACCCCGACGCGCATCCGATCTCCGACGACGTGCCGGCTCTCGTGCGCACGATGGCAGCCGTGACGACGATGACGCTGACGCACGACAGCACCTTTGTCGGACGCGGCCAGGACCCGGCACGCGCCATCGAGATCGTCGAGCGGTTGTGGCTCAGCGCGTTCTGGGGTGACCGGTAG
- a CDS encoding SDR family oxidoreductase produces the protein MAGDFRGSGFTGKRCFLTGAASGIGRATALKLAAEGAELYLTDRDAEGLEKTVADARALGAEVPEHRVLDISDYDAVAAFAEHIHAYHAPMDVVMNIAGVSAWGTVDQLTHQHWRSMVDINLMGPIHVIETFIPPMLADRRGGHLVNVSSAAGLVALPWHAAYSASKYGLRGVSEVLRFDLARYRIGVSVVVPGAVKTPLVQTVQIAGVDREDPNVKKWTERFSGHAVSPEHVADKILRGVRRNRFLIYTSPDIRALYAFKRVAWWPYSVAMRQANVFFSRALRPAKG, from the coding sequence ATGGCTGGCGACTTCCGGGGGAGCGGCTTTACCGGTAAACGTTGTTTTCTCACCGGGGCCGCCAGCGGCATCGGCCGCGCGACCGCGCTGAAGCTGGCCGCCGAGGGCGCCGAGCTCTACCTCACGGATCGGGACGCCGAGGGCCTGGAGAAAACGGTCGCCGACGCCCGTGCGCTTGGCGCGGAGGTGCCCGAGCATCGGGTGCTCGACATCTCCGACTACGACGCGGTGGCCGCGTTCGCCGAGCACATCCACGCCTACCACGCACCGATGGATGTGGTGATGAACATCGCCGGAGTGTCGGCGTGGGGCACGGTCGACCAGCTCACGCACCAGCATTGGCGCTCGATGGTCGACATCAATCTGATGGGTCCGATTCACGTCATCGAGACCTTCATTCCGCCGATGCTTGCCGACCGCCGAGGCGGGCATCTGGTCAACGTGTCGTCGGCCGCCGGCCTGGTCGCGCTGCCGTGGCATGCGGCCTACAGCGCGAGTAAGTACGGGCTACGCGGAGTATCGGAGGTGCTGCGGTTCGATTTGGCCCGGTACCGCATCGGCGTGTCGGTGGTGGTGCCCGGTGCGGTGAAAACGCCTCTGGTGCAGACGGTTCAGATTGCCGGCGTGGACCGCGAAGACCCCAACGTGAAGAAGTGGACCGAACGTTTCAGTGGGCACGCCGTATCGCCGGAGCATGTCGCCGACAAGATTCTGCGCGGCGTGCGGCGCAACCGGTTTCTGATTTACACATCGCCGGATATTCGCGCGCTGTATGCGTTCAAACGCGTTGCGTGGTGGCCCTATAGCGTTGCGATGCGGCAGGCCAATGTTTTCTTCAGCCGTGCGCTGCGGCCCGCGAAAGGCTAG
- a CDS encoding AAA family ATPase produces MLQTVAIRGYRSLREIVLPLARLTVITGANGTGKSSLYRALRLLADCGRGEVIGSLAREGGLDSVLWAGPEHLSGARRTGKVEGTARTGPVSLELGFASDDFGYLVDLGLPQMAGHNSLFALDPEIKREAVFVGRMMRTSSTLVRRTRDYAEASGQSGQGFDEMTRSLPAYRSVLAEYAGAHPELGAVRHRLRSWRFYDGFRVDAAAPSRLPHVGTRTPVLADDGADLAAAVQTIIEAGFDDLQRAVAEAFDGATVSVAVQNGLFDLQLQQRGMLRPLRAAELSDGTLRFLLWAAALLSPQPPSLMVLNEPETSLHPDLVRPLASLIQAAATQTQVVVVTHSRAMLEVLDTVPVTEADEGGAVEIELYKELGETRVKGLGMLTAPPWEWGKR; encoded by the coding sequence ATGTTGCAGACGGTCGCCATCCGTGGGTATCGCTCGTTGCGCGAAATCGTGCTGCCACTCGCGCGGCTCACCGTCATCACAGGCGCGAACGGCACCGGCAAGTCATCACTGTATCGGGCGCTGCGACTGCTAGCCGACTGCGGCCGCGGCGAGGTCATCGGCTCGCTGGCCCGCGAGGGTGGTCTCGATTCGGTGCTGTGGGCCGGCCCGGAGCACCTCAGCGGCGCCCGCCGCACCGGGAAGGTCGAGGGCACGGCTCGGACCGGGCCGGTTTCACTCGAACTCGGTTTCGCCTCAGACGATTTCGGCTACCTGGTCGATCTCGGCCTGCCGCAAATGGCCGGGCACAATTCGTTGTTCGCGCTTGACCCGGAGATCAAGCGCGAGGCGGTGTTCGTCGGCCGGATGATGCGGACCAGCTCGACGCTCGTGCGCCGCACCCGCGACTATGCCGAAGCCAGCGGGCAATCCGGGCAGGGCTTCGACGAGATGACGCGATCTCTGCCCGCCTACCGCAGCGTGCTCGCCGAGTACGCCGGGGCACATCCCGAACTCGGCGCGGTCCGTCATCGGCTGCGCAGCTGGCGGTTCTACGACGGTTTCCGCGTCGACGCGGCAGCACCGTCACGACTCCCGCACGTCGGCACCCGTACACCCGTGCTGGCCGACGACGGCGCCGATCTCGCGGCCGCCGTGCAGACGATCATCGAGGCCGGCTTCGACGACCTGCAGCGTGCTGTCGCCGAGGCATTCGATGGCGCAACGGTATCGGTGGCCGTGCAGAACGGACTATTCGATCTGCAACTGCAACAGCGCGGCATGCTGCGGCCGCTGCGCGCAGCCGAATTATCCGACGGCACACTGCGTTTCCTGCTGTGGGCCGCCGCCCTGCTGAGTCCGCAGCCACCCTCTCTCATGGTGCTCAACGAGCCAGAGACCTCATTGCACCCAGACCTGGTTCGGCCGTTGGCGTCGCTGATTCAGGCGGCCGCAACGCAGACCCAAGTCGTCGTCGTCACCCACTCGCGGGCGATGCTGGAAGTTCTGGACACCGTGCCGGTAACCGAAGCCGACGAAGGCGGCGCCGTGGAGATCGAGTTGTACAAGGAACTCGGCGAGACACGCGTCAAGGGTTTGGGCATGCTGACCGCGCCGCCATGGGAGTGGGGTAAGCGCTAG
- a CDS encoding DNA polymerase IV: MTSRWILHVDLDQFQAAVEVRRKPELAGLPIIVGGNGDPNEPRKVVTCASYPAREFGVHAGMPLRSAARKCPDAMFLPLDTAAYDEASEEVMTLLRDLGHPVEVWGWDEAYVGADVDDPVALAQQIREVISQTELSCSVGISDNKQRAKVATGFGKPAGIYQLTDENWMAVMGDREVDALWGVGPKTAKKLAGMGITTVADLATTDATLLTSTFGPTTGLWILLLAKGGGDTNVSAEPWVPRSRSHVITFATDLTDRTEIDSAVVDLAQQTLDEIVAQGRVVTRVAVTVRTNTFYTRTKIRKLAAPTTDAEPIKQTALDLLAQFELDRPIRLLGVRLELNPPEGGY, from the coding sequence ATGACGTCCCGGTGGATTCTGCACGTCGACCTCGACCAGTTTCAGGCCGCAGTCGAGGTGCGCCGCAAACCCGAACTTGCCGGTCTGCCAATCATTGTCGGCGGCAACGGCGATCCCAACGAGCCGCGCAAGGTGGTCACGTGCGCGTCGTACCCCGCGCGCGAGTTCGGTGTGCATGCGGGCATGCCGCTGCGCTCTGCGGCCCGCAAGTGCCCGGACGCGATGTTCCTGCCGCTCGATACTGCCGCCTACGACGAGGCGTCAGAAGAGGTGATGACATTGCTGCGCGACCTCGGACATCCCGTCGAGGTGTGGGGCTGGGACGAGGCGTACGTCGGTGCCGACGTCGACGACCCCGTCGCGCTGGCCCAACAGATCCGAGAAGTCATCAGCCAGACCGAGCTGTCCTGTTCGGTCGGCATCAGCGACAACAAGCAGCGCGCCAAGGTGGCCACGGGCTTCGGCAAGCCGGCAGGCATTTATCAACTGACCGACGAGAACTGGATGGCGGTGATGGGCGACCGCGAGGTCGACGCGTTGTGGGGCGTCGGCCCGAAGACCGCCAAAAAGCTTGCAGGAATGGGTATTACCACCGTCGCCGACCTCGCCACGACCGATGCCACCCTGCTCACGTCGACTTTCGGTCCGACGACGGGGCTGTGGATTCTGCTGCTGGCCAAGGGCGGCGGCGACACCAACGTCAGCGCTGAACCATGGGTGCCGCGTTCCCGCAGCCACGTCATCACTTTTGCGACGGACCTGACCGACCGCACCGAAATCGATTCCGCCGTGGTCGATCTCGCGCAGCAGACACTCGACGAGATCGTCGCGCAAGGTCGCGTGGTCACTAGAGTGGCGGTCACCGTGCGCACCAACACGTTCTATACCAGGACCAAGATCCGCAAGCTCGCGGCACCCACCACCGATGCCGAACCCATCAAGCAAACAGCGCTCGACCTTCTCGCTCAATTCGAGCTCGACCGTCCCATCCGGCTGCTCGGCGTCCGGCTAGAACTCAACCCTCCCGAAGGCGGGTACTGA
- a CDS encoding TetR/AcrR family transcriptional regulator, which yields MTATPPLHELAVTDQPAQERGDAARNRTLLLDAARRLIAERGPDAVTTDDIAAAAGVGKGTLFRRFGSRAGLMLVLLDEDEKTEQQALMFGPPPLGPGAPALERLLAYGRDRLEFVNTHHALLSDAGRDPQMRFIAPVMFHHRHIRVLLEAAGTTGDLDAQAFALLGLLDADYVQFQMTERGQTLEQLGDAWESVARKLCGA from the coding sequence ATGACCGCAACTCCCCCGCTACATGAGCTGGCGGTCACCGATCAACCAGCGCAGGAGCGGGGCGACGCTGCCCGTAACCGCACGTTACTGCTGGACGCTGCGCGCCGCCTGATAGCCGAACGCGGCCCCGATGCCGTCACCACCGACGACATCGCCGCGGCCGCCGGTGTGGGCAAGGGCACACTGTTCCGCCGCTTCGGCAGCCGCGCCGGCCTGATGCTGGTGCTGCTCGACGAAGACGAGAAGACCGAACAACAGGCGCTGATGTTCGGCCCGCCCCCGTTAGGCCCCGGCGCCCCCGCACTAGAGCGGTTGCTGGCCTACGGTCGCGACCGCCTCGAATTCGTCAACACCCATCATGCGCTGCTGTCCGACGCCGGCCGTGACCCACAGATGCGCTTCATCGCACCGGTGATGTTTCACCACCGCCATATCCGGGTGCTGCTGGAGGCGGCGGGCACAACAGGCGACCTGGATGCTCAGGCGTTCGCCCTGCTTGGTCTGCTCGACGCCGACTACGTCCAGTTTCAGATGACCGAACGCGGCCAGACCCTCGAGCAACTCGGCGACGCGTGGGAAAGCGTGGCGCGCAAGCTCTGCGGCGCATGA
- a CDS encoding NAD(P)H-dependent oxidoreductase translates to MSDTNVLVLLGSLRAASINRQLAELAIETAPDGVSLQLFDRLGELPFYNEDIDNEDVAEPIVALRAAAAEADAALVITPEYNGSIPGVLKNAIDWLSRPFGNGALKDKPLAVVGGSFGQYGGVWAHDETRKSFGIAGPRVVESLKLSVPFKSLDGKHPRENAEVAANLRDVVGKLAAEVA, encoded by the coding sequence ATGTCTGACACCAACGTGTTGGTGCTGCTGGGAAGCCTGCGCGCCGCCTCCATCAACCGTCAGCTCGCCGAACTCGCCATCGAGACCGCGCCGGATGGCGTCAGCCTTCAGCTTTTCGACCGGCTGGGCGAGCTGCCGTTCTACAACGAGGACATCGACAACGAGGACGTCGCCGAGCCGATTGTGGCGCTGCGTGCGGCGGCCGCTGAGGCTGATGCGGCGCTCGTCATCACCCCCGAATACAACGGCAGCATTCCCGGTGTGCTGAAGAACGCGATCGACTGGCTGTCGCGCCCGTTTGGCAACGGCGCGCTGAAGGACAAGCCGCTGGCTGTCGTCGGTGGGTCGTTCGGTCAGTACGGCGGAGTGTGGGCGCACGACGAGACCCGCAAGTCGTTCGGTATCGCAGGCCCGCGCGTGGTGGAGTCGCTGAAGCTGTCCGTGCCGTTCAAGTCTCTGGACGGCAAGCACCCGCGGGAGAACGCCGAGGTGGCTGCGAACCTGCGCGACGTCGTGGGCAAGCTCGCCGCCGAAGTCGCCTGA
- a CDS encoding TetR/AcrR family transcriptional regulator: MTAPTRRRPRDPAGRRQTIIDAATRVIAEAGVAGLTHRRVAEIAGVPVGSTTYYFKDLDELREAALADAARGSIEGLDEWAEELRESADLPGTLARLTADYLTEHDRYRACNELYTAASHRPELRPHARLWLDGLIAILEPRTGHDAAQAAAIFIDGALLHALITGEPLGADVLTHALRRLLAG, from the coding sequence TTGACCGCGCCGACGCGGCGCCGGCCGCGCGATCCGGCGGGCCGGCGCCAGACCATCATTGACGCCGCCACCCGGGTGATCGCCGAGGCGGGCGTTGCGGGGCTCACGCATCGCAGGGTCGCCGAGATCGCCGGCGTCCCCGTCGGATCGACGACGTATTACTTCAAAGACCTCGACGAGCTCCGCGAGGCTGCGCTCGCCGACGCCGCTCGCGGGTCCATCGAGGGTCTCGACGAATGGGCAGAAGAACTGAGGGAAAGTGCCGACCTACCGGGCACGCTTGCACGACTCACGGCCGACTACCTGACCGAACACGATCGCTACCGCGCATGCAACGAGCTCTACACCGCCGCCAGCCATCGGCCCGAGTTGCGACCGCACGCCCGGCTATGGCTGGACGGCCTGATCGCAATCCTCGAGCCGAGGACAGGTCACGATGCTGCGCAAGCCGCCGCCATCTTCATCGACGGCGCCCTGCTACACGCGCTGATCACCGGTGAGCCTCTGGGCGCCGACGTCTTGACCCACGCCCTACGCAGGCTCCTTGCTGGTTAA
- a CDS encoding DMT family transporter: MAYLLLAVAIVAEVIATSLLKSTDGFTRLWPTVACLSGYAVAFALMAMAIARGMQIDVAYALWSALGTTAIVVIAVVFLGSPISIGKVVGVALVIGGVITLNMAGAH, translated from the coding sequence GTGGCTTACTTGTTATTGGCCGTCGCGATCGTCGCCGAAGTGATCGCGACCAGCCTGCTGAAGTCCACCGACGGCTTCACCCGGCTGTGGCCGACGGTTGCGTGTCTGTCGGGGTACGCGGTTGCCTTCGCGCTGATGGCGATGGCGATCGCCCGCGGCATGCAGATCGACGTGGCATACGCGCTGTGGTCGGCGTTGGGCACGACCGCGATCGTGGTCATCGCGGTGGTGTTCCTCGGCTCCCCGATCTCGATCGGCAAGGTCGTCGGCGTCGCGCTGGTGATCGGCGGCGTCATCACGCTGAACATGGCCGGTGCGCATTGA
- a CDS encoding redoxin NrdH, translating to MTVTVYTKPACVQCNATYKALDKQGIAYEKVDISLDSEARDYVMALGYLQAPVVVAGNDHWSGFRPDRIKSLSGAVAVTA from the coding sequence ATGACCGTCACCGTGTACACCAAGCCCGCTTGCGTGCAGTGCAACGCCACCTACAAGGCGCTGGACAAGCAGGGCATTGCCTACGAGAAGGTCGACATCAGCCTGGATAGCGAGGCCCGCGACTACGTCATGGCGCTGGGCTATCTGCAGGCACCCGTCGTGGTGGCCGGAAACGACCACTGGTCCGGGTTCCGCCCCGATCGCATCAAGTCGCTGAGCGGCGCGGTCGCGGTAACGGCATAA
- the nrdI gene encoding class Ib ribonucleoside-diphosphate reductase assembly flavoprotein NrdI, giving the protein MSNLVYFSSVSENTHRFVEKLGLPAIRIPLHGRIEVDQPFVLVLPTYGGGRATPDINDGGYVPKQVIAFLNNEHNRSLIRGVIAAGNNNFGAEFAYAGNVVSRKCAVPYLYRFELMGTPEDVEAVRAGLEDFWKEQSCHQPSQLQSL; this is encoded by the coding sequence ATGAGCAACCTCGTCTACTTCTCCAGCGTGTCGGAAAACACCCACCGCTTCGTCGAGAAGCTGGGTCTGCCCGCCATCCGGATTCCGCTGCACGGACGCATCGAGGTCGATCAGCCCTTCGTGCTGGTGCTGCCCACCTACGGCGGCGGGCGCGCTACACCTGACATCAATGACGGCGGCTATGTCCCCAAACAGGTCATCGCCTTCCTCAACAACGAACACAACCGGTCGTTGATCCGCGGCGTCATCGCCGCGGGCAACAACAACTTCGGTGCCGAATTCGCATATGCGGGCAACGTGGTGTCCCGCAAGTGCGCAGTGCCGTACCTCTATCGCTTTGAACTCATGGGTACTCCCGAGGACGTGGAAGCCGTCCGTGCGGGCTTGGAAGATTTCTGGAAGGAACAGTCGTGCCACCAACCGTCACAGCTGCAGAGCCTGTAA
- the nrdE gene encoding class 1b ribonucleoside-diphosphate reductase subunit alpha: protein MPPTVTAAEPVTTGAHALPGETDYHALNAMLNLYDADGKIQFEKDREAAHQYFLQHVNQNTVFFHNYDEKLDYLIQKEYYEREVLDQYSRNFVKSLIDRAYAKKFRFPTFVGAFKYYTSYTLKTFDGKRYLERFEDRVVMVALTLAAGDTTLAEKLVDEIIDGRFQPATPTFLNSGKKQRGEPVSCFLLRIEDNMESIGRSINSALQLSKRGGGVALLLSNIREHGAPIKNIENQSSGVIPIMKLLEDSFSYANQLGARQGAGAVYLHAHHPDIYRFLDTKRENADEKIRIKTLSLGVVIPDITFELAKKNEDMYLFSPYDVERVYGLPFADISVTEKYYEMVDDARIRKTKIKAREFFQTLAELQFESGYPYIMYEDTVNRANPIEGKITHSNLCSEILQVSTPSVFNEDLTYAQVGKDISCNLGSLNIAKTMDSPDFAQTIEVAIRALTAVSDQTHIWSVPSIEQGNNDSHAIGLGQMNLHGYLARERIFYGSEEGVDFTNIYFYTVLYHALRASNRIAIERGAHFKGFEKSKYASGEFFDKYTEQVWEPKTDRVKELFADAGIRIPTQEDWVRLKESVQAHGIYNQNLQAVPPTGSISYINHSTSSIHPIASKVEIRKEGKIGRVYYPAPYMTNDNLEYYQDAYEIGYEKVIDTYAAATQHVDQGLSLTLFFKDTATTRDVNKAQIYAWRKGIKTLYYIRLRQMALEGTEVEGCVSCML, encoded by the coding sequence GTGCCACCAACCGTCACAGCTGCAGAGCCTGTAACCACCGGCGCGCACGCGCTTCCGGGCGAAACGGACTACCACGCCCTCAACGCGATGCTGAATCTGTACGACGCGGACGGCAAGATTCAGTTCGAAAAGGACCGCGAGGCCGCGCACCAGTATTTCCTGCAGCACGTCAACCAGAACACGGTGTTCTTCCACAACTACGACGAAAAGCTCGACTACTTGATCCAGAAGGAGTACTACGAGCGCGAGGTGCTCGATCAGTACAGCCGCAACTTCGTCAAGAGCCTGATCGACCGCGCGTATGCGAAGAAGTTCCGGTTCCCGACGTTCGTCGGCGCGTTCAAGTACTACACCTCCTACACGCTGAAAACCTTCGACGGCAAGCGATATCTGGAGCGGTTCGAGGATCGCGTCGTCATGGTGGCGCTGACGCTGGCTGCAGGCGACACCACGCTGGCGGAGAAGCTCGTCGACGAGATCATCGACGGCCGGTTCCAGCCGGCCACGCCGACGTTCCTCAACTCGGGCAAGAAGCAGCGCGGTGAGCCGGTGTCTTGCTTCCTCCTTCGCATCGAGGACAACATGGAATCGATCGGCCGCTCCATCAACTCGGCGCTGCAGCTTTCCAAGCGCGGCGGCGGGGTTGCATTGCTACTGAGCAACATTCGCGAGCACGGCGCGCCGATCAAGAACATCGAGAACCAGAGCTCCGGCGTCATCCCGATCATGAAGCTGCTCGAGGATTCGTTCTCCTACGCCAACCAGCTCGGTGCGCGACAGGGCGCGGGCGCGGTGTACCTGCACGCCCACCATCCGGATATCTACCGCTTCCTGGACACCAAGCGGGAGAACGCCGACGAGAAGATCCGGATCAAGACGCTCTCGCTTGGCGTCGTTATTCCGGACATCACGTTCGAGCTGGCCAAGAAGAACGAAGACATGTACCTGTTCTCGCCGTACGACGTCGAGCGCGTGTACGGTCTTCCGTTCGCCGACATCTCGGTGACCGAGAAGTACTACGAGATGGTCGACGATGCGCGGATCCGCAAGACCAAGATCAAGGCGCGCGAGTTCTTCCAGACGCTGGCCGAGCTGCAGTTCGAATCGGGCTACCCGTACATCATGTACGAGGACACGGTGAACCGGGCAAACCCGATCGAGGGCAAGATCACGCACAGCAACCTGTGCTCGGAGATCCTGCAGGTCTCGACGCCGTCGGTGTTCAACGAAGACCTGACGTATGCCCAAGTGGGCAAGGACATCTCGTGCAACCTGGGCTCGCTGAACATCGCCAAGACGATGGATTCGCCGGACTTCGCGCAGACCATCGAGGTGGCGATCCGGGCGTTGACCGCGGTGAGCGATCAGACGCACATCTGGTCGGTGCCGTCGATCGAGCAGGGCAACAACGACTCTCACGCGATCGGGCTGGGGCAGATGAACCTGCACGGCTACCTGGCACGCGAGCGGATCTTCTACGGCTCCGAAGAAGGCGTCGACTTCACCAACATCTACTTCTACACGGTGCTGTATCACGCGCTGCGAGCGTCGAATCGCATTGCGATCGAACGCGGTGCGCACTTCAAGGGCTTCGAGAAGTCGAAGTACGCGTCGGGGGAGTTCTTCGACAAATACACCGAGCAGGTATGGGAGCCGAAGACCGATCGCGTCAAGGAATTGTTCGCCGACGCCGGCATTCGCATTCCGACGCAAGAGGATTGGGTTCGGCTGAAGGAGTCGGTGCAGGCGCACGGCATCTACAACCAGAACCTGCAGGCGGTCCCGCCGACCGGCTCGATTTCCTACATCAACCACTCGACGTCCTCGATTCACCCGATCGCGTCGAAAGTGGAGATCCGCAAGGAAGGCAAGATCGGGCGCGTTTACTACCCGGCGCCGTACATGACGAACGACAACCTGGAGTACTACCAGGACGCGTACGAGATCGGCTACGAGAAGGTCATCGACACCTACGCGGCGGCGACGCAGCACGTGGATCAGGGGTTGAGCTTGACGCTCTTCTTCAAGGACACCGCGACCACTCGTGACGTGAACAAGGCGCAGATCTACGCGTGGCGCAAGGGAATCAAGACGTTGTACTACATCCGGCTACGCCAGATGGCGTTGGAGGGTACTGAGGTGGAGGGTTGCGTCAGCTGCATGCTGTAG